One Ananas comosus cultivar F153 linkage group 1, ASM154086v1, whole genome shotgun sequence DNA window includes the following coding sequences:
- the LOC109707646 gene encoding 60S ribosomal protein L38: MPKEIHEIKDFLLTARRKDARSVKIKRSKDVVKFKVRCSKYLYTLCVFDSEKADKLKQSLPPGLSVQDV; encoded by the exons ATG CCGAAGGAGATTCACGAGATTAAGGATTTCCTTCTCACAGCGAGAAGGAAGGATGCACGTTCTGTGAAAATTAAGAGGAGCAAGGATGTCGTCAAATTCAAGGTTCGATGTTCCAAGTACCTGTACACACTCTGTGTGTTCGACTCTGAGAAAGCGGATAAGTTGAAGCAATCTCTTCCCCCAG gtttgAGTGTCCAAGATGTTTGA